A part of Curtobacterium sp. MCLR17_036 genomic DNA contains:
- a CDS encoding amino acid ABC transporter permease: MTVPAGAGTPVAAPAPSQVELERRLYRRQRGRRSIVVSVVSTLVVIAIAWFGVVNTPGWAAVQQSFFDPQTAVDTFPSILRGLWLNVRILFFAAIGVAVFGTLLAVVRGLRSPVFFPLRMLATGYTDLFRGLPLIIVLYLVGYGIPGLGVFPRLPAEVWGTVAIILTYSSYIAEVLRAGMEAVHPSQRLAARSLGLSHVKTLRLVVLPQAIRKVTPALMNDFVSMQKDVGLVSILGAVDAVRSAQIAQAETYNFTPYFVAGLLFVVISLPLIRVTDAIARRQQRREQIGGTV; this comes from the coding sequence GTGACCGTGCCAGCAGGCGCCGGGACCCCGGTCGCCGCTCCCGCGCCGAGCCAGGTCGAGCTCGAGCGCCGGCTGTACCGTCGGCAGCGCGGACGCCGCTCGATCGTGGTGTCGGTGGTGTCGACGCTGGTCGTCATCGCGATCGCCTGGTTCGGCGTCGTGAACACCCCCGGCTGGGCTGCGGTGCAGCAGTCGTTCTTCGACCCGCAGACCGCGGTCGACACGTTCCCCTCGATCCTGCGAGGCCTGTGGCTGAACGTCCGGATCCTGTTCTTCGCGGCGATCGGCGTCGCGGTGTTCGGCACCCTGCTCGCGGTGGTCCGGGGCCTGCGGAGCCCGGTGTTCTTCCCGCTGCGCATGCTCGCGACCGGCTACACGGACCTGTTCCGCGGCCTGCCGCTCATCATCGTGCTGTACCTGGTCGGGTACGGGATCCCGGGCCTCGGGGTGTTCCCGCGGCTGCCCGCCGAGGTGTGGGGCACCGTCGCGATCATCCTGACCTACTCGTCGTACATCGCCGAGGTGCTGCGCGCCGGCATGGAAGCCGTGCACCCCTCGCAGCGCCTGGCCGCCCGGTCGCTCGGGCTCTCGCACGTCAAGACGCTGCGGCTCGTGGTGCTGCCGCAGGCGATCCGCAAGGTCACGCCGGCGCTCATGAACGACTTCGTGTCGATGCAGAAGGACGTCGGCCTCGTGTCGATCCTCGGTGCCGTCGACGCGGTCCGGTCCGCGCAGATCGCGCAGGCCGAGACCTACAACTTCACGCCGTACTTCGTCGCGGGCCTGCTCTTCGTCGTGATCAGCCTGCCGCTGATCCGCGTCACGGACGCGATCGCGCGTCGGCAGCAGCGGCGCGAGCAGATCGGAGGGACCGTGTGA
- a CDS encoding phosphotransferase, with translation MGRTAWTDVPVGLRERVGRVLGGPVVSARSQANGWSPGSADRVTTADGRRAFVKTVSRSRNADAFTMHGREAQVVAQLPATVRAPRLLDALTNTVDGDDWIALVLEDVDGAHPGAAGDGSDVTAVLDALDTLPLATGALAHLPRMAEDLGPEFAAWDRMLGDGPHARRAAEVVPAHVLQAGPAMARAATRAAAMVDGAHLVHADCRADNLLVDPAGRVWVVDWPWAGIGAHWLDPLTYLLDALVRGEDVDVEHHLATHPVFAGVSDDAVDAVLAGLAALFFEHALPPAPPNMPTIRDFQRREGIAAAEWLLRRWAARSA, from the coding sequence ATGGGGCGGACAGCATGGACCGACGTGCCGGTGGGACTGCGGGAACGGGTGGGACGGGTCCTCGGCGGGCCGGTGGTCAGCGCGCGGTCGCAGGCGAACGGGTGGTCGCCGGGCAGCGCCGACCGGGTCACGACGGCGGACGGCCGTCGGGCCTTCGTGAAGACGGTCTCGCGCTCCCGCAACGCGGACGCCTTCACCATGCACGGCCGCGAGGCCCAGGTGGTGGCACAGCTGCCGGCGACGGTGCGGGCACCCCGCCTGCTCGACGCCCTGACCAACACGGTCGACGGTGACGACTGGATCGCCCTCGTGCTCGAGGACGTCGACGGCGCGCACCCCGGCGCTGCGGGCGACGGCTCGGACGTCACGGCGGTCCTCGACGCCCTCGACACGCTCCCCCTCGCCACCGGTGCGTTGGCGCACCTGCCGCGCATGGCCGAGGACCTGGGCCCCGAGTTCGCCGCATGGGACCGGATGCTCGGCGACGGTCCCCACGCGCGACGGGCCGCCGAGGTCGTCCCCGCGCACGTCCTGCAGGCCGGTCCGGCGATGGCCCGCGCCGCGACCCGCGCCGCCGCGATGGTCGACGGCGCGCACCTCGTGCACGCGGACTGCCGTGCCGACAACCTGCTCGTCGACCCCGCCGGGCGGGTCTGGGTCGTGGACTGGCCGTGGGCGGGCATCGGCGCGCACTGGCTGGACCCGCTGACGTACCTGCTCGACGCGCTCGTCCGCGGCGAGGACGTCGACGTCGAGCACCACCTCGCCACGCACCCGGTGTTCGCCGGGGTGTCCGACGACGCGGTCGACGCCGTGCTGGCAGGGCTCGCCGCGCTGTTCTTCGAGCACGCCCTGCCGCCGGCACCGCCGAACATGCCGACGATCCGCGACTTCCAGCGCCGCGAGGGCATCGCCGCGGCCGAGTGGCTGCTCCGCCGATGGGCCGCCCGCTCCGCCTGA
- a CDS encoding glutaredoxin family protein, with product MSDATTPTVTMFGADWCRDCRRSKALLDTLGVDHDYVDVEADPTAAARAEEISGRKNIPVVVLPDGRHFVEPSDQELRTALEAAGLV from the coding sequence ATGAGCGATGCGACGACCCCGACGGTGACCATGTTCGGTGCGGACTGGTGCCGCGACTGCCGACGGTCGAAGGCGCTGCTCGACACCCTCGGGGTCGACCACGACTACGTGGACGTCGAGGCGGACCCGACCGCGGCCGCACGTGCCGAGGAGATCAGCGGGCGGAAGAACATCCCCGTCGTCGTGCTGCCGGACGGTCGGCACTTCGTCGAGCCGTCCGACCAGGAGCTCCGGACGGCGCTCGAGGCCGCCGGACTGGTCTGA
- a CDS encoding NAD(P)H-quinone oxidoreductase: MRAITSDDAGLSVTDLPDPVPGAGEVLIEVAAAGVNNADLQQRAGNYPPPPGASEILGLEVSGTVRALGAGVTTVAVGDRVCALLSGGGYASLVVAPAAQVLPVPDGVDLVEAAGLPEAACTVYSNIGMLAGLRPGQTLLVHGGTGGMGSHAVLWAKALGATVIATSGGTRKVQASKDLGADVVIDHRTEDFVERVLAETDGRGVDVVLDVVGPSYLDRNLQALAPNGHIAVIASGSGTTAELDFGALMRKRATVSGTTLRARPLDEKAAIVRAVRYNVWPLVAAGRIRPVIDSVLPLAEADEAHRRVRDGEVVGKVLLTL, translated from the coding sequence ATGCGAGCCATCACGTCCGACGACGCCGGTCTTTCCGTGACCGACCTGCCCGACCCGGTGCCTGGTGCCGGCGAGGTCCTCATCGAGGTCGCCGCGGCCGGTGTGAACAACGCCGACCTGCAGCAGCGTGCCGGGAACTACCCGCCGCCTCCCGGTGCATCCGAGATCCTCGGGCTCGAGGTCTCCGGCACCGTGCGGGCGCTCGGTGCGGGCGTGACGACGGTGGCCGTCGGCGACCGGGTCTGCGCCCTGCTCTCGGGTGGCGGGTACGCCTCGCTCGTGGTCGCCCCGGCCGCCCAGGTGCTCCCGGTCCCCGACGGCGTCGACCTGGTCGAGGCGGCCGGCCTGCCGGAGGCCGCCTGCACGGTCTACTCGAACATCGGCATGCTCGCCGGGCTCCGCCCCGGTCAGACGCTCCTCGTGCACGGCGGCACCGGCGGCATGGGATCGCACGCGGTGCTGTGGGCGAAGGCCCTCGGCGCGACGGTGATCGCCACGAGCGGCGGCACCCGGAAGGTGCAGGCGTCGAAGGACCTCGGTGCCGACGTGGTCATCGACCACCGCACCGAGGACTTCGTCGAGCGGGTCCTGGCGGAGACCGACGGACGCGGGGTCGACGTGGTGCTCGACGTCGTCGGCCCGTCCTACCTGGACCGCAACCTGCAGGCGCTCGCCCCGAACGGGCACATCGCGGTGATCGCGTCGGGCAGCGGCACCACGGCGGAGCTCGACTTCGGCGCCCTCATGCGCAAGCGTGCGACGGTCAGCGGCACCACCCTGCGTGCCCGTCCCCTCGACGAGAAGGCCGCGATCGTCCGGGCCGTGCGCTACAACGTCTGGCCGCTCGTCGCCGCCGGTCGCATCCGACCGGTGATCGACTCGGTGTTGCCCCTCGCCGAGGCGGACGAGGCGCACCGCCGGGTGCGCGACGGCGAGGTCGTCGGCAAGGTCCTGCTGACGCTCTAG
- a CDS encoding ABC transporter substrate-binding protein, whose protein sequence is MTRSLRLTLAVATAAVAALALSACSGSSNSGSNADGTVTDGKLTIATGEPAYSPWIDDNDPESGKGFESAVAYAVAKELGYSKSDVVWKRSTFDSAIAPGPKDWDLNVQQFSIDAKRKKAVDMSSAYYTTTQAVVTTSTSKAADATTVDALKQDTIGVATGSTSIASVKSVLGVTPQVFNSNDDAVLALKSGQIDAIVTDLPTAFYMAAAQLDDGTVSAQFPSDGKGDQFGFVLPKGSELTSKVDEALESLKDDGTLDDLQTKWLSSETNTPVLK, encoded by the coding sequence GTGACCCGTTCCCTCCGTCTCACCCTCGCCGTCGCCACCGCCGCGGTCGCCGCCCTCGCCCTGTCGGCGTGCTCGGGCAGCAGCAACAGTGGCTCGAACGCCGACGGCACCGTCACCGACGGCAAGCTCACGATCGCGACCGGTGAGCCGGCGTACTCGCCGTGGATCGACGACAACGACCCGGAGTCCGGCAAGGGCTTCGAGTCCGCCGTGGCCTACGCCGTCGCGAAGGAGCTGGGGTACAGCAAGTCCGACGTGGTGTGGAAGCGCAGCACCTTCGACAGTGCCATCGCCCCGGGGCCGAAGGACTGGGACCTCAACGTCCAGCAGTTCTCGATCGACGCCAAGCGCAAGAAGGCCGTCGACATGTCGAGCGCGTACTACACGACGACGCAGGCCGTGGTGACGACGAGCACCTCGAAGGCCGCCGACGCCACCACCGTCGACGCGCTCAAGCAGGACACGATCGGCGTGGCCACCGGTTCGACCTCGATCGCGAGCGTGAAGAGCGTCCTCGGGGTCACCCCGCAGGTCTTCAACTCGAACGACGACGCCGTGCTCGCGCTCAAGTCGGGCCAGATCGACGCGATCGTCACCGACCTGCCGACGGCGTTCTACATGGCGGCCGCGCAGCTCGACGACGGCACGGTCTCGGCGCAGTTCCCGTCGGACGGCAAGGGCGACCAGTTCGGCTTCGTCCTGCCGAAGGGCTCGGAACTGACGAGCAAGGTCGACGAGGCGCTCGAGTCGCTGAAGGACGACGGCACCCTCGACGACCTGCAGACCAAGTGGCTCTCCTCGGAGACCAACACCCCGGTCCTGAAGTAG
- a CDS encoding cupin domain-containing protein translates to MNETAPRPGTAARRTVTGELIEWLDVPKRAIALGMEPHPEGGWYVRTWTSPATVTTPAGDRPAATLIHFLLPPGEASAWHRVTSDEIWMWHGPDTVELQLGGDGDAPEPGATITLGPDAGRDRVNDAQAFVRGGVWQRTLPGDGEVLLSCLVSPGFSFEDFTMADDAATAAE, encoded by the coding sequence ATGAACGAGACCGCACCCCGCCCCGGCACGGCCGCACGCCGAACCGTCACCGGAGAGCTGATCGAGTGGCTCGACGTGCCGAAGCGCGCGATCGCCCTCGGCATGGAACCGCACCCCGAGGGTGGCTGGTACGTCCGCACCTGGACCTCGCCGGCGACGGTCACCACCCCCGCGGGGGACCGTCCGGCCGCCACCCTGATCCACTTCCTGCTGCCCCCGGGCGAGGCCTCGGCCTGGCACCGGGTGACGAGCGACGAGATCTGGATGTGGCACGGGCCGGACACCGTCGAGCTGCAGCTCGGCGGCGACGGCGACGCTCCCGAGCCCGGCGCGACGATCACCCTCGGCCCGGACGCCGGCCGTGACCGGGTGAACGACGCCCAGGCGTTCGTGCGCGGCGGCGTGTGGCAGCGGACGCTCCCGGGCGACGGCGAGGTGCTGCTGAGCTGCCTCGTGTCGCCGGGCTTCTCGTTCGAGGACTTCACGATGGCGGACGACGCGGCCACCGCTGCCGAGTAG
- a CDS encoding amino acid ABC transporter ATP-binding protein, with protein MELRGVRKAFGDHEVLRGIDLTVHRHEVICVIGASGSGKSTLLKTVNLLEGIDDGEILLQGTDVADPRIAVDAVRARIGVVFQQFNLFPHMSVLDNVTLASRQVHGVGRVEAEATARRLLDRIGLAELAGAYPDRLSGGQQQRVAIVRAIASDPELLLLDEVTSALDPMLVGEVLDLVTDLQRQGSTILMTTHEMHFARNVADRIVFLHRGEVVEQGTPAEVLDAPTHPALVEFLARVHA; from the coding sequence CTGGAACTGCGCGGGGTGCGCAAGGCCTTCGGCGACCACGAGGTCCTGCGCGGGATCGACCTGACCGTGCACCGTCACGAGGTCATCTGCGTCATCGGGGCGTCAGGCTCGGGCAAGTCCACCCTGCTCAAGACGGTGAACCTGCTCGAGGGCATCGACGACGGCGAGATCCTGCTCCAGGGCACCGACGTGGCCGACCCGCGGATCGCCGTGGACGCCGTGCGAGCGCGGATCGGCGTGGTCTTCCAGCAGTTCAACCTGTTCCCGCACATGAGCGTCTTGGACAACGTGACGCTCGCGTCTCGCCAGGTGCACGGCGTCGGACGGGTCGAGGCCGAGGCGACCGCGCGTCGGCTGCTCGACCGCATCGGCCTCGCCGAGTTGGCCGGTGCGTACCCGGACCGGCTCTCCGGCGGGCAGCAGCAGCGCGTGGCCATCGTGCGGGCGATCGCCTCCGACCCGGAACTGCTCCTGCTCGACGAGGTCACGAGCGCGCTCGACCCGATGCTCGTCGGCGAGGTGCTCGACCTGGTCACCGATCTGCAGCGCCAGGGCTCGACGATCCTCATGACCACGCACGAGATGCACTTCGCGCGGAACGTGGCCGACCGGATCGTGTTCCTGCACCGGGGCGAGGTCGTCGAGCAGGGCACCCCGGCCGAGGTCCTCGACGCGCCGACCCACCCCGCGCTCGTCGAGTTCCTCGCCCGCGTGCACGCCTGA
- a CDS encoding adenosylhomocysteinase: protein MAPDPETLSWASAAVRRFAAATNLLVAARRFRIVGGDRRDVAALHALLTGLGARAADPQETVDQLWCLGTPEDSTPAIEQAADRPRGTTLIVVDAGRHLPAVDEDAFGPVAPARPGVLAVPVLSDDVFLVSTGRDPEDDPAADARLRWARRSMPVARSVAAELRDGGLLRGTRVGVAMVLEPKTAVLSLLLRDAGAEVVVYAHADETDDAVADALRSAGLTVFASSTATLPEQEQLALAMLDTAPHVLLDDGSHVIRLAHQRRPELLPTMLGAAEETTSGLRPLRMLAARGELGIPVIAVNDARTKTSFDNRYGTGQSTVFAVLDLVDGLASGAHRVRPGGTAVVAGFGPVGEGVAMVLTALGFRVTVAETDPVRALQARFAGHAVAPLVEAVPGADLVVSATGVPDTIDLDVLRACADGAVVAVAGGVDQEIAVDDALAAGARRRHVGPKAERFVFPGADGGPIVLDDGGCINTTAAEGNPVEIMDLSFAVQLGAVRMLLERGDELERAVVPIDPAVDDATARAALAAFGSRAVPPVRLPEQPADREPDVRTHRFGDPT from the coding sequence ATGGCACCCGACCCCGAGACGCTGTCGTGGGCATCGGCCGCCGTCCGGCGCTTCGCCGCGGCGACGAACCTGCTCGTCGCCGCTCGGCGGTTCCGCATCGTCGGCGGCGACCGGAGGGACGTCGCGGCACTGCACGCCCTGCTGACCGGCCTCGGCGCCCGTGCCGCCGACCCGCAGGAGACCGTCGACCAGCTCTGGTGCCTCGGCACGCCCGAGGACTCGACGCCCGCGATCGAGCAGGCCGCCGACCGCCCGCGCGGCACCACACTGATCGTCGTCGACGCCGGTCGCCACCTGCCCGCCGTCGACGAGGACGCCTTCGGCCCCGTCGCACCCGCCCGCCCCGGCGTGCTCGCCGTCCCGGTGCTCTCCGACGACGTCTTCCTGGTGTCGACCGGCCGCGACCCCGAGGACGACCCCGCCGCCGACGCCCGCCTGCGCTGGGCGCGACGGTCGATGCCGGTCGCCCGCTCGGTCGCCGCGGAGCTCCGCGACGGCGGACTCCTGCGCGGCACGCGCGTCGGCGTCGCGATGGTCCTCGAGCCGAAGACGGCCGTGCTGAGCCTGCTGCTCCGCGATGCCGGTGCCGAGGTCGTCGTCTACGCGCACGCCGACGAGACCGACGACGCCGTCGCCGACGCGCTGCGGTCCGCCGGGCTGACGGTCTTCGCGAGCAGCACGGCGACGCTCCCCGAGCAGGAGCAGCTGGCCCTCGCGATGCTCGACACCGCCCCGCACGTCCTGCTCGACGACGGTTCGCACGTCATCCGGCTCGCCCACCAGCGACGCCCGGAGCTGCTGCCGACGATGCTCGGTGCCGCCGAGGAGACCACGAGCGGCCTGCGGCCCCTGCGGATGCTCGCGGCGCGCGGCGAGCTCGGCATCCCGGTCATCGCGGTGAACGACGCGCGCACCAAGACGTCCTTCGACAACCGGTACGGCACCGGGCAGTCGACGGTGTTCGCGGTGCTCGACCTGGTCGACGGGCTCGCGTCCGGCGCGCACCGGGTCCGGCCGGGAGGCACGGCGGTCGTCGCCGGGTTCGGCCCCGTCGGCGAGGGGGTCGCCATGGTGCTCACCGCCCTCGGGTTCCGGGTGACGGTCGCCGAGACCGACCCGGTCCGCGCCCTGCAGGCGCGGTTCGCCGGTCACGCCGTGGCACCCCTCGTCGAGGCGGTGCCCGGCGCCGACCTCGTGGTCAGCGCCACCGGGGTGCCGGACACCATCGACCTCGACGTCCTCCGCGCCTGCGCCGACGGCGCCGTGGTCGCCGTGGCCGGCGGGGTCGACCAGGAGATCGCCGTCGACGACGCCCTCGCCGCCGGGGCGCGGCGCCGGCACGTGGGGCCGAAGGCCGAGCGGTTCGTGTTCCCCGGGGCCGACGGCGGGCCGATCGTGCTCGACGACGGCGGCTGCATCAACACCACCGCCGCCGAGGGCAACCCGGTCGAGATCATGGACCTGTCCTTCGCCGTGCAGCTCGGCGCCGTCCGCATGCTCCTCGAGCGGGGCGACGAGCTGGAACGCGCCGTCGTGCCGATCGACCCCGCGGTCGACGACGCGACCGCCCGCGCGGCGCTCGCCGCGTTCGGGAGCCGAGCCGTTCCTCCCGTCCGCCTTCCTGAGCAGCCGGCGGACCGCGAGCCGGACGTCCGGACGCACCGCTTCGGGGACCCGACGTGA
- a CDS encoding amidohydrolase family protein — MNAGQRPVTVHSARVVVPMTAPPIADGAVAVQDGRILHVGDRSWVVDQLDGTPFTERRWRGALLPGLVNAHSHLQYTGMSGVGQRQYDGFEDWAAAFNVDYAEPHDWRAEAADGARASILAGVTSIADIVTDIEASTALQDAGLGGIAYWEVMDWENDAWQSHGRDQVLDELDRIPTAPGAGLSPHAPYSLDVAPLLELPDIVRQRGLRLHLHLGEAAFEGERTALGPVPGLEGVDGVGHGSDWHLANAPSFRAMRALGFGASATAFVDRLGVLGPDCHIAHGVYVTAADRALLRARGTAVALCPRSNAVIGLDPPPVADYLREGSPVAIGTDSLSSSPSLDLMADVTALHRIARAQGYGHRDLHERLLAAATLGGAHAMGLAVGPDRIGHLAVGARADLAVFDVDARTVPDALAELVEDGAGRAAATVIRGEVRAVDHAPTPVPPVRPVEER; from the coding sequence GTGAACGCGGGACAGCGGCCGGTCACCGTGCACTCGGCGCGCGTCGTCGTCCCGATGACCGCGCCGCCGATCGCCGACGGCGCGGTCGCCGTGCAGGACGGCCGCATCCTGCACGTCGGCGACCGCTCGTGGGTCGTCGACCAGCTCGACGGGACACCGTTCACCGAGCGCCGGTGGCGCGGCGCGCTCCTGCCCGGACTCGTGAACGCCCACTCGCACCTGCAGTACACCGGCATGTCCGGGGTCGGGCAGCGGCAGTACGACGGGTTCGAGGACTGGGCCGCAGCGTTCAACGTCGACTACGCCGAACCGCACGACTGGCGGGCCGAGGCGGCGGACGGGGCGCGGGCATCGATCCTGGCCGGCGTGACGAGCATCGCGGACATCGTCACCGACATCGAGGCCTCGACCGCCCTGCAGGACGCCGGACTCGGCGGCATCGCGTACTGGGAGGTCATGGACTGGGAGAACGACGCCTGGCAGTCGCACGGTCGCGACCAGGTGCTCGATGAGCTCGACCGCATCCCGACGGCACCCGGCGCCGGCCTCTCGCCACACGCGCCGTACTCGCTCGACGTCGCGCCGCTCCTCGAACTCCCCGACATCGTCCGGCAGCGCGGACTGCGCCTGCACCTGCACCTCGGCGAGGCCGCCTTCGAGGGCGAGCGCACCGCCCTCGGTCCCGTCCCGGGGCTCGAGGGCGTGGACGGCGTCGGGCACGGCAGCGACTGGCACCTGGCGAACGCCCCGTCCTTCCGCGCCATGCGCGCGCTCGGGTTCGGGGCGAGCGCGACCGCCTTCGTCGACCGCCTCGGCGTGCTCGGTCCGGACTGCCACATCGCCCACGGCGTGTACGTGACCGCCGCCGACCGGGCGCTGCTGCGCGCCCGCGGCACCGCGGTGGCGCTCTGCCCCCGGTCGAACGCCGTCATCGGCCTCGACCCGCCGCCCGTCGCCGACTACCTGCGCGAGGGCAGCCCCGTCGCGATCGGCACCGACTCGCTGTCGTCGTCGCCGTCCCTCGACCTGATGGCCGACGTCACCGCCCTGCACCGGATCGCCCGCGCCCAGGGCTACGGCCACCGCGACCTGCACGAGCGGCTCCTGGCAGCGGCGACCCTCGGCGGCGCGCACGCCATGGGGCTGGCCGTCGGGCCGGACCGCATCGGCCACCTCGCCGTGGGCGCGCGCGCCGACCTGGCCGTCTTCGACGTCGACGCCCGGACCGTGCCCGATGCGCTCGCCGAACTCGTCGAGGACGGCGCGGGGCGCGCAGCCGCCACGGTGATCCGCGGCGAGGTCCGCGCCGTCGACCACGCACCCACCCCTGTCCCACCCGTCCGTCCCGTGGAGGAACGATGA
- the nadE gene encoding ammonia-dependent NAD(+) synthetase has product MRELQAAIAADLNVQPTIDPEQEVARRVGFLRDYLLTTGAKGYLLAISGGQDSTLAGRLTQLAVESLRAEGHPAEFTTVRMPYRVQADEDDAQLALQFIAADPGITVNIEHGVDGVMEDTAASGVELSDFVKGNVKARMRMVAQYAVAGQRGLLVVGTDHAAEAVTGFFTKYGDGGVDLTPLTGLSKSQGRQLLEHLGAPARLYEKAPTADLLDELPGQTDEANLGLTYAEIDAYLQGHDVPVEVAEAIESRYRATEHKRQVPATPFDDWWRAGA; this is encoded by the coding sequence GTGCGTGAACTCCAAGCCGCCATCGCAGCGGACCTCAACGTCCAGCCGACCATCGACCCGGAGCAGGAGGTCGCCCGACGCGTCGGGTTCCTCCGCGACTACCTGCTCACGACCGGTGCGAAGGGGTACCTCCTCGCGATCAGCGGCGGGCAGGACTCCACGCTCGCCGGCCGCCTGACCCAGCTCGCCGTCGAGTCCCTGCGCGCCGAGGGGCACCCCGCCGAGTTCACCACGGTCCGCATGCCCTACCGCGTGCAGGCCGACGAGGACGACGCGCAGCTCGCCCTGCAGTTCATCGCGGCTGACCCGGGCATCACCGTGAACATCGAGCACGGGGTCGACGGGGTCATGGAGGACACCGCGGCATCGGGCGTCGAGCTGAGCGACTTCGTGAAGGGCAACGTCAAGGCGCGCATGCGCATGGTCGCCCAGTACGCGGTCGCCGGGCAGCGCGGCCTGCTGGTGGTCGGCACGGACCACGCGGCCGAGGCCGTCACGGGCTTCTTCACGAAGTACGGCGACGGCGGCGTCGACCTCACCCCGCTCACGGGGCTGTCGAAGAGCCAGGGGCGGCAGCTGCTCGAGCACCTCGGTGCACCGGCCCGCCTGTACGAGAAGGCGCCCACCGCTGACCTGCTCGACGAGCTGCCCGGGCAGACCGACGAGGCGAACCTCGGCCTCACCTACGCCGAGATCGACGCCTACCTGCAGGGGCACGACGTGCCGGTCGAGGTCGCCGAGGCGATCGAGTCGCGCTACCGCGCGACCGAGCACAAGCGCCAGGTGCCGGCGACGCCCTTCGACGACTGGTGGCGTGCCGGGGCGTAG
- a CDS encoding GlsB/YeaQ/YmgE family stress response membrane protein, with product MLGLIISLIIIGLIAGALARLIVPGKQHISIPMTILLGIIGSFVGGFLGFLIFQHDPMDGFFQPAGIIGSIIGAIIVLLIWTRFAGRGAKTR from the coding sequence GTGCTCGGTCTCATCATCAGCCTGATCATCATCGGACTCATCGCCGGCGCGCTCGCGCGGCTCATCGTCCCCGGCAAGCAGCACATCTCGATCCCCATGACCATCCTGCTCGGCATCATCGGCTCGTTCGTGGGCGGGTTCCTCGGGTTCCTGATCTTCCAGCACGACCCGATGGACGGCTTCTTCCAGCCGGCCGGCATCATCGGCTCGATCATCGGTGCGATCATCGTGCTGCTGATCTGGACCCGTTTCGCCGGTCGGGGCGCGAAGACCCGCTAG
- a CDS encoding aldo/keto reductase has translation MKQRVIGDVSVSAIGLGGMPMSIEGRPDESRSIATIHAALEAGVTLIDTADAYHLAAHDEVGHNEELIARAVREFHGQTDEVLIATKGGHLRPEAGAWAQNGHPEYLKEAAKASAKRLGVEAIGLYQFHRPDPAVPYAESVGALAELLDEGVIRMAGISNADPDQIRTANDVLGGRLASVQNQFSPGFRSSEPELELCDELGIAFLPWSPLGGITGAADLGTAFEDFAYIARDRGVTPQVIALAWELQKSDVVVPIPGASRPQSILDSVTAPTVKLRPEDVARLDAAGTATN, from the coding sequence ATGAAGCAACGAGTCATCGGAGACGTGTCCGTCAGCGCCATCGGTCTGGGCGGCATGCCCATGTCCATCGAAGGCCGACCCGACGAGAGCCGGTCGATCGCCACCATCCACGCCGCGCTCGAGGCCGGGGTCACCCTCATCGACACCGCGGACGCCTACCACCTGGCGGCCCACGACGAGGTCGGGCACAACGAGGAGCTCATCGCGCGTGCGGTCCGTGAGTTCCACGGGCAGACCGACGAGGTCCTCATCGCGACGAAGGGCGGCCACCTCCGACCCGAGGCCGGTGCCTGGGCGCAGAACGGGCACCCGGAGTACCTCAAGGAGGCCGCCAAGGCGTCGGCGAAGCGCCTCGGCGTCGAGGCGATCGGGCTGTACCAGTTCCACCGCCCGGACCCGGCGGTCCCCTACGCCGAGTCGGTCGGCGCACTCGCCGAGCTGCTCGACGAGGGCGTCATCCGGATGGCGGGCATCTCGAACGCCGACCCCGACCAGATCCGCACCGCGAACGACGTGCTCGGCGGACGGCTGGCGTCGGTGCAGAACCAGTTCTCGCCGGGATTCCGGTCGAGCGAGCCGGAACTCGAGCTCTGCGACGAGCTCGGCATCGCGTTCCTGCCGTGGAGCCCGCTCGGCGGGATCACCGGCGCGGCCGACCTCGGCACCGCGTTCGAGGACTTCGCGTACATCGCCCGCGACCGCGGGGTCACCCCGCAGGTGATCGCGCTCGCCTGGGAGCTGCAGAAGAGCGACGTGGTCGTGCCGATCCCCGGGGCGTCCCGCCCGCAGTCGATCCTCGACTCGGTCACGGCGCCGACGGTGAAGCTCCGTCCGGAGGACGTCGCTCGCCTCGACGCCGCCGGCACCGCCACGAACTGA